In Alteromonas sp. RKMC-009, the genomic stretch CCGGCCGGAATTAACTGTGGCTGATGACTCTGGGCAAATCTTCTTCTTCACGCAGCGTCAGTACTTCAACACCGTCTTCAGTAACCAGCAAAGTATGCTCCCACTGGGCACTCAGGCTGCGGTCTTTAGTGACCACAGTCCATTGATCCGGCAGTACTTTTGAGTGGCGCTTACCGGCATTTACCATGGGTTCAATTGTGAAGCACATACCCGGAACCAGTTCATCACCCGTGCCCGGACGGCCGTAGTGAACAATCTGAGGTTCTTCGTGGAAACCTGCACCGATACCGTGTCCGCAGTACTCACGGACGATAGAATAATTATGCGATTCAGCATGTGTCTGGCAAAGGTGACCAATGTCCCCCAGACGCATGCCGGGCTTTACCTGTTTGATGGCGTTATATAAACACTCCTGCGTTACCCGCACCAGGCGTTCAGCCAGAATGGCGGGCTTACCGACGATAAACATCTTTGAGGTATCGCCGTGGTAACCGTCTTTTATCACGGTTACATCAATATTAATGATGTCGCCGTCTTTAAGTTTTTTATCCGACGGGATGCCATGACAAATACAATGGTTTACCGATGTACAAATAGATTTTGGAAACGGTGGATGACCATAGTTTAATGGTGCCGGAATCGCTTGTTGCTCATTGACAATATAGTCGTGGCATAAGGTATTCAGTTCGTCAGTGGTTACACCCTTTTTCACATGTGGTGTAATCATCGTCAGCACATCTGCGGCGAGTTTGCCGGCAACGCGCATTTTTTCAATTTCTTCAGCGGTTTTAATAATAGCTGCCACTGTACCCTCGATTATTGATAACAGAGAAAACGGGAATGCGCCGGGAATGTGTTTAGTCTGATGATATACCTGACTCAGGTATTTGAAGTTATCACAAATTAAAACGGCAGGCGCATGATTGCTATTATGGTAACGTCTGACAGCGCAACTGTATAGTCATCCTGCATTTTGACAGCCTCAGATGACGTTAAAACTTGAGCATGGGGGCCTGTTGTGGTATAAAGCGCCCGCGTTTTGTGAGAGTCGGAAAAACACTGTTTATCCGGACCGCAA encodes the following:
- the map gene encoding type I methionyl aminopeptidase, whose product is MAAIIKTAEEIEKMRVAGKLAADVLTMITPHVKKGVTTDELNTLCHDYIVNEQQAIPAPLNYGHPPFPKSICTSVNHCICHGIPSDKKLKDGDIINIDVTVIKDGYHGDTSKMFIVGKPAILAERLVRVTQECLYNAIKQVKPGMRLGDIGHLCQTHAESHNYSIVREYCGHGIGAGFHEEPQIVHYGRPGTGDELVPGMCFTIEPMVNAGKRHSKVLPDQWTVVTKDRSLSAQWEHTLLVTEDGVEVLTLREEEDLPRVISHS